A DNA window from Micromonospora sp. NBC_01739 contains the following coding sequences:
- a CDS encoding O-methyltransferase, which produces MTRKSIPLTDELHGYLVAHGTPPDEVIRDLAEETLALLPERASMQVAPEQAAFLTFLTRLLGARQAVEVGTFTGLSALAIARGLVDGGRLTCFDISEEYTRVARRYWARAGVADRIDLRIGPAGDTLRELPNERYLDFAFIDADKTGYPVYWAELVPRMRPGGVIAVDNVLRHGRVIAPQSEDDRAIAAFNDQVLADVRVEAVMLPIADGLTLARVH; this is translated from the coding sequence ATGACCCGCAAGTCGATTCCGCTCACCGACGAACTGCACGGGTATCTCGTGGCGCACGGCACCCCTCCCGACGAGGTGATCCGTGACCTGGCCGAGGAGACCCTGGCCCTGCTGCCGGAGCGCGCCTCCATGCAGGTGGCCCCCGAGCAGGCCGCCTTCCTGACCTTCCTGACCCGGCTTCTCGGTGCCCGGCAGGCGGTGGAGGTGGGCACCTTCACCGGGTTGTCCGCGCTGGCGATCGCCCGGGGTCTGGTCGACGGCGGGCGGCTGACCTGCTTCGACATCTCCGAGGAGTACACGAGGGTGGCCCGCCGGTACTGGGCCCGGGCGGGGGTGGCCGACCGGATCGATCTGCGGATCGGCCCGGCCGGGGACACCCTGCGGGAGCTGCCGAACGAGAGGTACCTGGACTTCGCCTTCATCGACGCCGACAAGACCGGCTACCCGGTGTACTGGGCCGAGCTGGTGCCCCGGATGCGGCCAGGCGGGGTGATCGCGGTCGACAACGTGCTCCGGCACGGCCGGGTCATCGCCCCGCAGAGCGAGGACGACCGGGCCATCGCCGCCTTCAACGACCAGGTCCTGGCCGATGTACGGGTGGAGGCGGTGATGCTGCCGATCGCCGACGGCCTGACCCTCGCCCGGGTGCACTGA
- a CDS encoding Maf family protein, protein MIGLATGNVGGVPEAMPIRLVLASASPARRKTLQAAGIEPDVLVSGVDESVVVTERAEDLCLELAGLKAQAVLARLRPAADQRTLVLGCDSVLAFDGQILGKPTDSADATARWERMRGRSGVLHSGHCILDVEGGRRAEAVASTVVHFADIDDHEIATYVRSGEPLAVAGAFTIDGLGGPFVERIEGDPSTVIGLSLPLLRRLLAELDLRITDLWTKVAPGSQSIEPLG, encoded by the coding sequence ATGATCGGGTTGGCAACCGGTAACGTCGGCGGGGTGCCTGAAGCCATGCCGATTCGGTTGGTGCTCGCCTCGGCGAGCCCGGCCCGCCGTAAGACCCTGCAAGCCGCCGGCATCGAGCCGGACGTGCTGGTCAGCGGGGTCGACGAGTCAGTTGTCGTGACCGAACGGGCGGAGGATCTCTGTCTGGAGTTGGCCGGGTTGAAGGCGCAGGCGGTGCTGGCCCGGTTGCGGCCCGCCGCTGACCAGCGCACCCTCGTGCTGGGCTGCGACTCGGTGCTCGCCTTCGATGGACAGATCCTGGGCAAGCCGACCGATTCTGCCGACGCTACCGCCCGGTGGGAGCGGATGCGTGGGCGCAGCGGGGTGCTGCACAGTGGGCACTGCATCCTCGATGTCGAGGGGGGTCGGCGGGCGGAGGCGGTGGCTTCCACGGTGGTGCACTTCGCCGACATCGACGATCACGAGATCGCCACCTATGTCCGGTCCGGTGAGCCGCTGGCGGTCGCCGGGGCCTTCACCATCGACGGTCTGGGCGGGCCGTTCGTGGAGCGGATCGAGGGTGATCCGAGCACGGTGATCGGGCTGTCCCTGCCATTGCTGCGGCGGCTGCTGGCCGAGCTGGACCTGCGGATCACCGATTTGTGGACGAAGGTCGCGCCGGGCAGCCAGTCGATCGAGCCTCTGGGTTAA
- a CDS encoding M50 family metallopeptidase: MVSIEGMTEFWDRLVGAQPDPPPLLVLLTGVAALLVVSTRLPWRIARNAITIAHEGGHALAALLTGRKLRGIRLHSDTSGLTLSAGRPTGPGMVLTLLAGYLAPPLVGLGGAWLLAGNRITLLLWLAVLLLLAMLVMIRNLFGVLSLLVTGGVVLAVSWYASPQVQAAFAWTSVWFLLLGGVRPVIELQRLRTRRGMPASDADQLAGITGLPAFFWVVLFGLANCAVLLVGGLMLAGPLLTEAGITW; encoded by the coding sequence ATGGTGTCGATCGAGGGCATGACGGAGTTCTGGGACCGCCTGGTCGGCGCGCAGCCCGACCCGCCCCCGCTGCTGGTGCTGCTCACCGGGGTGGCCGCGCTGCTGGTGGTCAGCACCCGACTGCCCTGGCGGATCGCCCGCAACGCGATCACCATCGCGCACGAGGGCGGTCACGCCCTGGCCGCGCTGCTCACCGGACGCAAACTGCGTGGCATCCGACTGCACTCGGACACCTCGGGACTGACCCTCTCCGCCGGTCGCCCCACCGGCCCGGGGATGGTACTCACCCTGCTGGCCGGCTACCTGGCGCCGCCGCTGGTCGGCCTGGGCGGGGCATGGCTGCTGGCCGGGAACCGGATCACCCTGCTGCTCTGGCTGGCGGTGCTCCTCCTGCTGGCCATGCTGGTCATGATCCGCAATCTGTTCGGGGTGTTGTCGCTGCTGGTCACCGGCGGGGTGGTGCTCGCCGTCTCGTGGTACGCCAGCCCGCAGGTGCAGGCCGCCTTCGCCTGGACCAGTGTGTGGTTTCTGCTGCTCGGCGGGGTACGCCCGGTGATCGAGCTGCAACGGCTGCGTACCCGGCGGGGGATGCCCGCCTCCGACGCCGACCAACTAGCCGGCATCACCGGACTTCCGGCCTTCTTCTGGGTCGTCCTGTTCGGCCTGGCCAACTGTGCCGTGCTGCTCGTCGGCGGGCTGATGCTGGCCGGCCCGCTGCTGACCGAAGCCGGCATCACCTGGTGA
- a CDS encoding protein kinase domain-containing protein: MSDASASQLVADRYRLISPLGQGGMGRVWKARDEVLHRDVAIKELVPPPGLTNDERREMRERSLREARAIARLNNVNVVRIFDVLRTDGDPWIVMEYVASRSLQDTLAEDGPVSPAQAAEIGLGVLNALKAAHRAGIMHRDVKPGNVLLGTDGRVVLTDFGLATIPGDPNVTRTGMVLGSPAYIAPERARDGTAGPEADLWSLGATLYAAVEGKSPFARPSTIATLAALATEPMPHPRNAGPLKSVLNGLLRKDPQERITADSAERMLRKASGRRVRTISLLDGVRRPGPNGPREPRPPLVPAPRPSGEQPSAPVSPPAPRTPLAAGSTGVDAAPSVQGVSSDAAATTRMDAGDTGTDRESTSSEVAPTALIASGPGSSAQVEGRESAAGEDAANPTGTQVPEGSGSEAETSAESESTDQAAAGTPDSAPSNGDSAAAGSDAEPTRRVTSGSTGDPTRVVPQGTVQVPSTPADSEPARGAVFTSGFLRSERNRRGLLVGALVALLVVGLVVAVPLLTGDDDNDGGSPQGSTGSPTASALASSEPAAPPPTSAAPATSAAPPSPSVSPSTAAPTSGGLPAGWTMRNDPVGFKVPVPEGWRRSSGSTWVKYRDPNGVSELTIDRTDRPGRDAAATWRDLEPGRRNVRGVQNYRLIDIWSFDCKWRTCGDWDWYQTRNGVELRVRNRGFVTASNRGFALRWEVPDSEWEAQLPNFETAFREFVPDRQD; the protein is encoded by the coding sequence ATGTCAGACGCTTCCGCCTCCCAACTCGTCGCCGACCGGTACCGGCTCATCTCGCCGCTCGGTCAGGGCGGCATGGGTCGGGTGTGGAAGGCGCGCGACGAGGTGCTGCACCGCGACGTCGCCATCAAGGAACTCGTACCGCCGCCGGGTCTGACCAACGACGAGCGCCGCGAGATGCGGGAGCGCTCGCTGCGCGAGGCGCGGGCCATCGCCCGGCTCAACAACGTCAACGTGGTACGCATCTTCGACGTGCTCCGCACCGACGGTGACCCGTGGATCGTGATGGAGTACGTAGCGTCGCGTTCGCTGCAGGACACCCTCGCCGAGGACGGGCCGGTGTCGCCGGCCCAGGCGGCGGAGATCGGGCTGGGGGTGCTGAACGCCCTGAAGGCGGCGCACCGGGCCGGCATCATGCACCGCGACGTCAAGCCCGGCAACGTGCTCCTCGGCACGGACGGTCGGGTGGTGTTGACGGACTTCGGGCTGGCCACCATCCCGGGGGACCCGAACGTCACCCGTACCGGCATGGTGCTCGGGTCACCGGCCTACATCGCGCCGGAACGGGCCCGCGACGGCACCGCCGGGCCGGAGGCCGACCTGTGGTCGCTGGGCGCCACCCTCTACGCCGCCGTGGAGGGCAAGTCCCCGTTCGCCCGGCCCTCGACGATCGCCACCCTGGCCGCGCTGGCCACCGAGCCGATGCCGCACCCGCGTAACGCCGGCCCACTCAAGTCCGTGCTCAACGGGCTGCTCCGCAAGGACCCCCAGGAGCGCATCACGGCCGACTCCGCCGAGCGCATGCTGCGTAAGGCCAGCGGCCGGCGGGTGCGGACCATCTCACTGCTGGATGGCGTACGCCGACCGGGGCCGAACGGTCCGCGGGAGCCCCGCCCGCCGTTGGTGCCGGCGCCCCGACCGTCCGGGGAACAGCCGTCCGCCCCGGTCAGCCCACCTGCTCCGCGTACGCCGCTGGCCGCCGGATCGACCGGCGTGGACGCCGCACCCTCGGTGCAGGGCGTCTCCTCCGACGCCGCAGCGACGACCAGAATGGACGCCGGCGACACCGGTACCGACCGGGAGTCGACGAGTTCGGAGGTCGCACCTACCGCTCTGATCGCCTCCGGTCCGGGCAGCTCAGCCCAGGTGGAGGGGCGCGAATCGGCTGCGGGCGAGGATGCCGCCAACCCGACGGGCACGCAGGTACCTGAGGGGTCCGGCTCCGAGGCGGAGACCTCCGCCGAGTCGGAGTCGACGGATCAGGCGGCTGCCGGTACCCCTGACTCGGCACCCTCCAACGGCGACAGTGCAGCGGCGGGCTCGGATGCCGAACCCACCCGTCGGGTGACCTCCGGGTCGACCGGGGACCCCACCCGGGTCGTGCCGCAGGGGACCGTGCAGGTGCCCTCGACTCCGGCAGACTCGGAACCGGCCCGTGGTGCGGTCTTCACCTCGGGCTTCCTGCGTTCGGAGCGCAACCGGCGTGGGCTGCTCGTCGGCGCCTTGGTGGCGCTGCTGGTGGTCGGTCTGGTGGTGGCGGTGCCGCTGCTGACCGGCGACGACGACAACGACGGTGGCAGCCCGCAGGGTTCGACCGGCAGCCCGACAGCCTCGGCCCTGGCGAGCAGTGAACCGGCTGCACCGCCGCCCACCAGCGCCGCCCCGGCTACCAGTGCCGCACCGCCCAGCCCTTCGGTCTCGCCCAGCACGGCAGCGCCGACCAGCGGCGGGCTGCCGGCCGGCTGGACGATGCGCAACGACCCGGTCGGCTTCAAGGTGCCCGTGCCGGAAGGTTGGCGGCGCAGCTCCGGCAGCACCTGGGTGAAGTATCGGGACCCCAACGGCGTCAGCGAGTTGACCATCGACCGTACGGATCGCCCGGGACGGGACGCGGCTGCCACCTGGCGAGACCTTGAGCCGGGTCGGCGGAACGTCAGGGGCGTGCAGAACTACCGGCTGATCGACATCTGGTCGTTCGACTGCAAGTGGCGGACCTGCGGCGACTGGGACTGGTACCAGACCCGCAACGGGGTCGAGCTCCGAGTCCGTAACCGGGGCTTCGTCACCGCCAGCAACCGGGGTTTCGCCCTGCGTTGGGAAGTACCGGACAGCGAGTGGGAAGCGCAGCTGCCGAACTTCGAGACCGCCTTCCGGGAGTTCGTACCCGACCGTCAGGACTGA
- a CDS encoding GtrA family protein, producing the protein MPLVRLLPERWQKFIHEALKFGLVGGVNTAINYAVFNALALTVFVDGQLKATVVATVVATITSYLMNRHWTYRDRPKSAMQREYALFFLFNGVGLLIELGVLAAAKYGLGMTSLLALNVAKTGGVVLATLFRFWSYRTFVFQSAPAEPKQAWQGLPRDEWDTMAEMDPVAELAESITELEEEEPPATRPTGLTARPLQPRAAALSSEDELTAALDKELAAELAAELAPAPAHRRFRRR; encoded by the coding sequence ATGCCTCTTGTCCGTCTGCTGCCTGAGCGCTGGCAGAAGTTCATCCATGAGGCGCTCAAATTCGGCCTGGTCGGTGGCGTCAACACCGCAATCAATTACGCGGTGTTCAACGCCCTGGCACTCACCGTTTTCGTCGATGGCCAACTGAAAGCGACAGTGGTCGCCACAGTGGTGGCGACCATCACGTCGTATCTGATGAATCGGCACTGGACGTACCGAGATCGCCCCAAATCGGCCATGCAGCGGGAATACGCCCTCTTCTTCCTTTTCAACGGGGTGGGCCTGCTGATCGAACTCGGGGTCCTGGCCGCCGCCAAGTACGGGCTGGGCATGACGAGCCTGCTGGCGCTGAATGTCGCCAAGACCGGCGGCGTGGTGTTGGCAACCCTGTTCCGCTTCTGGTCGTACCGCACCTTCGTGTTCCAGTCCGCGCCCGCCGAGCCGAAGCAGGCCTGGCAGGGCCTGCCGCGCGACGAGTGGGACACCATGGCCGAGATGGATCCGGTGGCCGAACTCGCCGAATCCATCACCGAGCTGGAGGAAGAGGAGCCACCGGCCACCCGGCCCACCGGCCTGACCGCCCGGCCGCTTCAGCCCCGCGCCGCCGCCCTGAGCAGCGAGGACGAACTCACCGCCGCGCTGGACAAGGAGCTGGCCGCCGAACTGGCCGCCGAACTGGCGCCCGCCCCGGCCCACCGCCGCTTCCGGCGGCGCTGA
- a CDS encoding SigE family RNA polymerase sigma factor: MPDVDGFDEFYRGSRQRLLGFVYVLTGDLGEAQDAVQEAYVRAWQRWSTVGRYDDPEAWVRVVASRLAVSRWRSLRSRARAYLRHGAVESVPAPGTETVEVVAALRRLPEEQRVAIALYYLVGLPVAEVARQTSAPVGTVKARLSRGRTALAGLLAVTDLEEAPGA, translated from the coding sequence GTGCCGGACGTCGACGGGTTCGACGAGTTCTACCGGGGCAGTCGACAACGGCTGCTCGGCTTCGTCTACGTGCTCACCGGTGACCTGGGCGAGGCCCAGGACGCCGTCCAGGAGGCGTACGTGCGGGCGTGGCAACGCTGGTCCACGGTGGGGCGTTACGACGACCCCGAGGCCTGGGTACGGGTGGTGGCCAGCCGGCTGGCGGTGAGCCGGTGGCGCAGTCTGCGCAGCCGGGCTAGGGCCTACCTGCGACACGGCGCGGTGGAGAGTGTTCCCGCGCCGGGGACGGAGACCGTCGAGGTGGTCGCCGCCCTGCGTCGCCTGCCCGAGGAGCAGCGGGTGGCGATCGCGTTGTACTACCTGGTCGGCCTGCCGGTCGCCGAGGTCGCGCGGCAGACCTCAGCTCCGGTCGGCACGGTCAAGGCCCGCCTGTCCCGGGGGCGTACCGCGCTCGCCGGACTGCTCGCCGTCACCGACCTGGAGGAGGCACCCGGTGCGTGA
- a CDS encoding biotin--[acetyl-CoA-carboxylase] ligase yields MPGSPYIDLDRPPLSAARLRRALVTPYGPWARLELHTETGSTNADVAEAARRGEPEGLVVVAERQTAGRGRRGRTWQSPPRAGIATSVLLRPGEAVPDRGWRPAPPAGYGWLPLLAGVALVEAVGRLAELEAGLKWPNDLLIDGAKCAGILAEAVPGPALGDPPAVVLGIGLNVTLRADELPENPTGLPATSLQLAGAAATDRDPLLRALLRSLADWYARWRDADGDATASGLREAYLKVCATVGREVRALLPDGTTLTGTATTITGEGHLLLTTPHPTPTTHSLPAADLLHLR; encoded by the coding sequence ATGCCGGGCTCGCCGTACATCGATCTGGATCGTCCGCCGCTGTCGGCGGCGCGGCTGCGCCGGGCGTTGGTCACGCCGTACGGCCCGTGGGCGCGCCTGGAACTGCACACCGAGACCGGCTCGACGAACGCCGATGTCGCCGAGGCGGCCCGGCGCGGGGAGCCGGAAGGGCTGGTCGTGGTCGCCGAGCGGCAGACCGCCGGCCGAGGGCGGCGCGGACGGACCTGGCAGTCGCCGCCGCGGGCCGGCATCGCGACGAGCGTGCTGCTGCGGCCCGGGGAGGCCGTGCCGGACCGTGGCTGGCGGCCCGCACCACCGGCGGGGTACGGCTGGCTGCCGTTGCTGGCCGGGGTGGCGCTGGTGGAGGCGGTCGGTCGGCTGGCCGAGCTGGAGGCCGGCCTGAAGTGGCCCAACGATCTGCTGATCGACGGGGCCAAGTGCGCCGGCATCCTCGCCGAGGCGGTGCCCGGCCCGGCCCTGGGTGACCCGCCCGCGGTCGTGCTCGGCATCGGGCTGAATGTCACCCTGCGGGCCGACGAGCTGCCGGAGAACCCGACCGGCCTGCCGGCCACCTCACTGCAACTGGCCGGTGCGGCGGCCACCGACCGCGACCCACTGCTGCGGGCCCTGTTGCGCTCGCTGGCCGACTGGTACGCCCGCTGGCGGGACGCCGACGGCGACGCGACCGCCAGCGGCCTGCGGGAGGCCTACCTGAAGGTCTGCGCCACCGTAGGCCGCGAGGTCCGCGCCCTCCTCCCCGACGGCACCACCCTCACCGGCACCGCCACCACCATCACCGGCGAGGGCCACCTCCTCCTCACCACCCCCCACCCCACCCCCACCACCCACTCCCTCCCCGCCGCCGACCTCCTCCACCTCCGCTAA
- a CDS encoding GH25 family lysozyme, with protein MGQVRSSLRRLTAAALTVLATAAAGLVATATPATAATVPGIDVSRYQGTINWTSVRNAGIQFAFIKATEGTSYKDPNFNTNYVNAYHAGVIRGAYHFARPNISSGAVQANYLASNGGAWSADSRTLPAALDLEANPYSGGYCYGLSTTAMRNWVQDFLNTYRSRTGRYAVIYTTTSFWNQCTGSWSGPWNNHPLWIARWSSSVGALPAGAPFWSFWQYTDSGRIAGISGAVDRNYWNGDRSRLIALANNT; from the coding sequence ATGGGTCAGGTCAGGTCTTCGCTGCGTCGGCTGACCGCCGCCGCACTCACCGTACTCGCCACCGCCGCCGCCGGGCTCGTCGCCACCGCGACCCCCGCCACGGCGGCCACCGTGCCCGGCATCGACGTCTCGCGCTACCAGGGCACCATCAACTGGACCAGCGTCCGTAACGCCGGCATCCAGTTCGCCTTCATCAAGGCCACCGAGGGTACGAGCTACAAGGACCCGAACTTCAACACCAACTACGTCAACGCGTACCACGCCGGGGTGATCCGGGGGGCATACCACTTCGCCCGGCCCAACATCTCCTCCGGCGCGGTCCAGGCCAACTACCTGGCCTCCAACGGCGGCGCCTGGTCGGCCGACAGCCGTACCCTGCCTGCCGCCCTGGACCTGGAGGCGAACCCGTACAGCGGCGGCTACTGCTACGGCCTGAGCACCACCGCGATGCGCAACTGGGTGCAGGACTTCCTGAACACCTACCGCTCCCGCACCGGCCGCTACGCGGTCATCTACACCACCACCAGCTTCTGGAACCAGTGCACCGGTAGCTGGAGCGGCCCCTGGAACAACCACCCGCTCTGGATCGCCCGCTGGTCGTCCTCCGTGGGCGCCCTGCCGGCCGGCGCCCCCTTCTGGAGCTTCTGGCAGTACACCGACTCCGGCCGGATCGCCGGTATCAGCGGCGCGGTGGACCGCAACTACTGGAACGGCGACCGCAGCCGGCTGATCGCCCTGGCCAATAACACCTGA
- a CDS encoding PH domain-containing protein: MAFPEDVLTEDEHVVLHLRPHWKALIRPVAVLVLAIAAVVVGLIFLPSSGGGSITLAVIGGLAVLAVLVLGLWPYIGWRTTHYLFTNERVVIQHGVFSRERRDIPLSRVNDHSMNQQFVGRLLGYGTLTIESAGERGQSVLPDVPKVDRVQTKLYELVEAFHDKHSLGDGELREILAERDNNRPGL, from the coding sequence GTGGCGTTCCCCGAAGACGTGCTCACCGAGGACGAGCACGTCGTGCTGCATCTGCGTCCGCACTGGAAGGCCCTGATCCGGCCGGTGGCGGTGCTGGTGCTCGCCATCGCCGCGGTGGTGGTCGGTTTGATCTTTCTACCCTCCAGTGGAGGCGGCTCCATCACCCTCGCCGTGATCGGCGGGCTGGCGGTGCTGGCCGTACTGGTGCTGGGGCTGTGGCCGTACATCGGCTGGCGCACCACGCACTATCTGTTCACCAACGAGCGGGTGGTGATCCAGCACGGGGTGTTCTCCCGGGAACGGCGGGACATCCCGCTCAGCCGGGTCAACGACCACTCGATGAACCAGCAGTTCGTCGGGCGTCTGCTGGGCTACGGCACCCTGACGATCGAATCGGCCGGTGAGCGGGGTCAGTCGGTGCTGCCCGATGTGCCGAAGGTCGACCGGGTCCAGACCAAGCTCTACGAGCTGGTCGAGGCGTTCCACGACAAGCACTCGTTGGGCGACGGGGAACTGCGTGAGATCCTCGCCGAACGTGACAACAACCGGCCCGGTCTCTAG
- a CDS encoding acyl-CoA carboxylase subunit epsilon: protein MSGEEPLLRIVRGIPTAEELAALVGAIVARPRPAAGPSPAPVSTWARSARPASRGHLPGPGAWRVSSLPR, encoded by the coding sequence ATGTCTGGGGAAGAGCCGCTGTTGCGCATTGTGCGCGGCATACCTACCGCCGAAGAACTGGCCGCGCTGGTGGGTGCGATCGTCGCCCGCCCCCGGCCCGCCGCCGGGCCCAGCCCGGCACCGGTCTCCACCTGGGCGCGCAGCGCCCGACCGGCAAGCAGGGGCCACCTGCCCGGCCCCGGCGCCTGGCGCGTGTCCAGCCTGCCCCGCTGA
- a CDS encoding S8 family serine peptidase has protein sequence MTAGSTLLRQGTAALIAWILPLAGASANAEVSQPDGASLIRSDQWHLSYLDIQRAHLVSQGEGATVAVLDTGVDSHPDIQRNLLPGRSMITDPNGGNTDPNGHGTAMAGLVAAHGSNNNLGALGIAPKAKILPVTTSDSKNIGDADRLALGIEYAVSQRANVISISGGGGSSTALLRAIQEARAANVVIVAAAGNTPPDSSVIYPAADSGVIAVGGIGRDGAHAATAMTGPQIDIVAPSVDIYSIDAGGKYRRSTGTSNSTAIVAGAAALVRAKYPYLPADEVAHRLTATAIDKGPPGRDDQYGYGVIDLVAALTADVPPRGFESVPATSPDAAGPTTAAADGPRAEGGGDGAAAVRGWVTLGVLLAAGGAWALFARHRRRSDDPPPRISR, from the coding sequence ATGACTGCCGGCTCCACCCTCCTCAGGCAAGGAACTGCTGCCCTGATTGCCTGGATCTTGCCACTAGCAGGAGCTAGCGCAAACGCAGAGGTATCGCAACCAGACGGGGCAAGTCTGATTCGGAGCGACCAGTGGCACCTGAGTTATCTGGACATCCAAAGAGCGCACCTAGTCAGCCAAGGAGAGGGTGCAACGGTCGCAGTTCTGGATACCGGGGTCGATTCGCACCCGGATATCCAAAGGAACTTGCTGCCGGGAAGGAGTATGATTACCGACCCGAACGGCGGGAACACTGATCCCAACGGCCACGGGACAGCAATGGCTGGACTGGTAGCGGCTCACGGAAGCAATAACAATCTCGGCGCACTAGGAATCGCACCCAAGGCAAAGATCCTCCCCGTCACGACGTCCGATTCGAAGAACATCGGAGATGCGGATCGGCTGGCACTCGGCATCGAGTACGCAGTTAGCCAGAGGGCGAATGTGATTAGCATTTCCGGAGGAGGCGGCAGTAGCACTGCATTGCTCAGAGCCATCCAGGAGGCCCGAGCAGCCAATGTTGTCATCGTTGCAGCAGCGGGCAACACACCCCCCGACTCAAGCGTCATTTACCCGGCAGCGGACAGCGGGGTAATTGCCGTCGGCGGCATTGGACGCGATGGGGCGCATGCAGCGACCGCAATGACCGGACCGCAGATAGACATCGTTGCGCCATCCGTTGACATCTACAGCATCGATGCTGGGGGCAAGTACCGCCGGAGTACCGGAACATCGAACTCGACGGCGATTGTGGCGGGGGCTGCGGCGTTGGTGCGGGCCAAGTATCCGTATCTGCCTGCGGATGAGGTGGCGCACCGGCTGACTGCCACTGCGATCGACAAGGGGCCGCCGGGGCGGGACGACCAGTACGGCTATGGGGTCATCGATCTGGTGGCGGCGCTGACGGCAGACGTACCGCCTAGGGGTTTTGAGTCGGTGCCTGCGACCTCGCCGGATGCGGCTGGCCCGACCACGGCGGCGGCGGATGGGCCGCGGGCCGAGGGTGGGGGTGACGGTGCGGCGGCCGTGCGGGGGTGGGTCACCTTGGGGGTGCTGCTGGCGGCGGGTGGGGCCTGGGCTTTGTTCGCTCGCCACCGCCGCAGGTCCGATGATCCCCCACCGCGGATCAGTCGCTGA
- a CDS encoding acyl-CoA carboxylase subunit beta, with translation MTTESGSNLHSTAGKLADLARRVDEAVHAGSARAVEKQHARGKKTARERIELLLDEGSFVELDEFARHRSTNFGLDRTRPYGDGVITGYGTIDGRQVCVFAQDFTVFGGSLGEVFGEKIVKVMDLAMKIGCPVIGINDSGGARIQEGVVSLGLYGEIFFRNVRASGVIPQISLIMGPCAGGAVYSPAVTDFTVMVDQTSHMFITGPDVIKTVTGEDVGMEELGGARTHNSRSGNAHYLASDEEDAIDYVKALLSHLPSNNLDEPPVFPVEAELDVTDADRELDTLIPDSANQPYDMHRVIEHVLDDGEFVEVQPLFAQNMVVGFGRVEGRPVGVVANQPMHFAGTLDIAASEKAARFVRTCDAFNIPVLTFVDVPGFLPGTGQEWDGIIRRGAKLIYAYAEATVPKVTVITRKAYGGAYDVMGSKHLGADLNFAWPTAQIAVMGAQGAVNILYRQELAAAEDPAAVRAEKIAEYEDTLANPYVAAERGYVDAVIAPHQTRTQIIRGLRVLRTKRETLPPKKHGNIPL, from the coding sequence GTGACTACCGAATCCGGGAGCAATTTGCACAGCACCGCCGGCAAGCTGGCGGACCTGGCCCGACGGGTCGACGAGGCGGTGCACGCCGGGTCGGCCCGAGCGGTGGAGAAGCAACACGCCAGGGGTAAGAAGACCGCCCGTGAGCGGATCGAACTCCTGCTCGACGAGGGCTCCTTCGTCGAGCTGGACGAGTTCGCCCGGCACCGGTCCACCAACTTCGGGCTGGACCGCACCCGCCCGTACGGCGACGGGGTGATCACCGGCTACGGCACCATCGACGGCCGGCAGGTCTGCGTGTTCGCCCAGGACTTCACGGTCTTCGGCGGCTCCCTGGGCGAGGTCTTCGGCGAGAAGATCGTCAAGGTGATGGACCTCGCCATGAAGATCGGTTGCCCGGTCATCGGCATCAACGACTCCGGCGGGGCCCGCATCCAGGAGGGTGTGGTCTCCCTCGGCCTCTACGGCGAGATCTTCTTCCGCAACGTACGGGCCAGCGGGGTCATCCCGCAGATCTCCCTGATCATGGGCCCGTGCGCGGGCGGGGCGGTGTACTCCCCCGCGGTCACCGACTTCACCGTGATGGTCGACCAGACCTCGCACATGTTCATCACCGGTCCCGACGTCATCAAGACGGTCACCGGTGAGGACGTCGGCATGGAGGAGCTGGGTGGGGCCCGCACCCACAACAGCCGCAGCGGCAACGCGCACTACCTCGCCAGCGACGAGGAGGACGCGATCGACTACGTCAAGGCCCTGCTGTCCCACCTGCCGTCGAACAATCTCGACGAGCCGCCGGTCTTCCCGGTCGAGGCGGAGCTGGACGTCACCGACGCCGACCGGGAACTGGACACCCTGATCCCGGACTCGGCCAATCAGCCGTACGACATGCACCGGGTCATCGAGCACGTGCTCGACGACGGTGAGTTCGTGGAGGTCCAGCCGCTCTTCGCGCAGAACATGGTGGTCGGCTTCGGTCGGGTGGAGGGTCGGCCGGTCGGTGTGGTGGCCAACCAGCCGATGCACTTCGCCGGCACCCTGGACATCGCCGCCAGCGAGAAGGCGGCCCGCTTCGTGCGTACCTGCGACGCCTTCAACATCCCGGTGCTGACCTTCGTGGACGTGCCCGGCTTCCTGCCCGGCACCGGCCAGGAGTGGGACGGCATCATCCGCCGGGGTGCCAAGCTCATCTACGCGTACGCCGAGGCCACCGTGCCGAAGGTCACCGTGATCACCCGCAAGGCGTACGGCGGGGCGTACGACGTGATGGGCTCCAAGCACCTGGGGGCCGATCTCAACTTCGCCTGGCCGACCGCCCAGATCGCGGTGATGGGCGCCCAGGGGGCGGTGAACATCCTCTACCGGCAGGAGCTGGCCGCCGCCGAGGACCCGGCCGCCGTCCGCGCCGAGAAGATCGCCGAGTACGAGGACACCCTGGCCAACCCGTACGTGGCCGCCGAGCGCGGGTACGTCGACGCGGTGATCGCGCCGCACCAGACCCGTACCCAGATCATCCGGGGGCTACGGGTGCTGCGTACCAAGCGGGAGACCCTGCCGCCGAAGAAGCACGGCAACATCCCGCTCTGA